GCGTTGCCGCCGTCGCCGAGCGTCACGATCTCCAAGCCGGTGTTGCCGTTCAAAGTCTCGATGCCGCTGACCAGCACGGTCAACCCGGAGGCGGAGACCGTTAGCACGTCGGTGCCGGTGCCGCCGATCACCGTTTCCAGAGCGTTCACCAGCATGGTGCTGCCGGCGCCGTCCAGCATCACGACGTCGACGCCGGAGGCGCCGATCAACGATTCCAGAAGGGACACCGTCAATGTGTTCCCACCCGTGAGCAGCGTCGCCACGTCGGTGCCGGAACCGCCGACCAGGGTCTCGACGCCGGTCAACCGCAGCGTGGCGCCGCCGGTGCCCACGGTCACGACGTCGGTGCCGGCCCCGCCGATCACCGTCTCCAACAGCCGGATCGTCAGCGTGTTGCCGCTGCCGTCGAGGTTCACGGTGTCGGAGCCGGTGCTACCGATCAGCGTTTCGACCAGACTCACCGACACCGTGTTGCCGCCGATACCCAGCGTCACGAAATCGGCGCCGGCCCCGCCGATCAGCGTCTCGGTCAACCGCACCAACAGCGTGTTGCCGTTGCTGTCGAGGCTCACGATGTCGGCGCCGGTGCCACCGATCAGCGTTTCGACGAGACTCACCGCCACCGTGTTGCCGCCGCTGCTCAGCGTCACCACATCGGTGCCGGCACCGCCAGTCAGAGTTTCGACGCCCCGTATCAGCAACGAATTGCCGCCGGTGCCCAACGTCACGTTGTCCGTACCGGAGCCGCCAATCAGTTGCTCAATCAACCGGACCAAGACCGTGCCGCCGCCCAGAGTCACAACGTCGGTGCCGGTGCCGCCCGTCAGCGTCTCGACGCCGGTCACCAGCACCGTGTTGCCGCCGCTGCCCAGGGTCACCACATCGGTGCCGACGCCGCCCGTCAGCGTCTCCAGCTTCGACACGGTCAGCGTGTTGCCCGCGCTGTCGCCCAACGTCACCACGTCGGTGCCGATGCCGCCGGTCAGCGTCTCGATGCCCTCAACCAGCATCGTGTTGCCGCTGCTGCCCAGCGTCACCGCATCGGTGCCGATGCCGCCGGTCAGCGTCTCGACGCCGCCCACCAGCATCGTTTTGCCCAGGGAGCCCAGCGTCACCACGTCGGTGCCCGCACCGCCGGTCAGCGTCTCGACCCCGCTCACCAGAAGCGTGTTGCCGCCGCTGCCAAGAATCACGAAGTCGGTGGCGGTGCTGCCGGTCAGCGTCTCGATCCCGGAGACGATGTAGGTCGCCCCGATGTCGACCAGCGACACCACGTCGATGCCGGTGCCGCCGGTCAGCGTGTTGATCTGCGACAGCGCGATCGTGTTTCCGCCATTGTCCAGCGTCACGATCACTGGGGCGACGTTGCGGAAATACTCCACATCGCCCCCGTCCACGCCGACCACCAGATCAATGTCGCCGTCGCCGTCGAGATCGCCCAGGGTCGGCCGCGGGTACGCTCCGGGGCCGAGAGCTCCGTAGGGATTCGTGGCCAGCAACGAAAAGGTCGGCGCCGCCGCCGTACCGACGTTGACGTAGACGGTGCTCTTGGTGATGAGGTCGACGAAACCGTCCCCGTTGATGTCCGCCAGCGCGGGCGACGCGTAGCCATCGATGTCGCGGGGCACACTGAAAGGATTGGTTGCTTCCAGCGAGAAGGTCGGCGCCAGCGTCGAGCCGTTGTTGCGGTAAAGGAAAATGTCCCCGCTCGAATTGCCGATCAGCAGGTCGAGGTCGCCATCGCCGTCCAGGTCGGCGAAGCTCGGCGCCCCGTAACTGCCAGCGCTCTGAATGCCGAACAGGCCGGTGCCCTCCAGCGAGAAGGTCGGCGTCTGCGCTGAGGTCCCGTTGTTGCGGAAGAACAGGGTGGTCCCGGCATGATTGCCGATGAACAGGTCGAGATCGCCGTCGCCGTCGATATCCGCCAATCCGGGAAGCGCGCCGCCCGCGCTGACGTTGGTGACCCCGAACGGGTTGGTGCTGTCCAGCGTGAAGGTCGGCGACAGCGTCGTTCCGGTGTTCCGGAAGAAGAGCGTGTTCCCGTCCGCGTTGCCGACCAGGAGGTCGAGATCGCCATCACCATCAAGGTCGACCAGCACCGGCGCGGCCTCGCTTCCGGTGTCGGAAAGGCCGAAGCTGTTGGTGCCGATCATGGTGAAGGTCGGATTCGCCACGGTCTTTCAGCCCTCGCGTCACACAGCCGGCTCGGACACCGGTCTCATCAGGTGAATCTGTGCATTATTAAGGCCTAATTATTGGTACATGTGAAGCATGCGAGTTGCCTCGTTGGTTGATAAGGTCGGGGCGCGCCCGCAAAAATCCTTACTTTTCCAATAGTTTCTTGCGTACCGCGAAAGCACGTATGCATCCGTCGCAACCGGATATGACACACGGACAGGTGCCCTCATCCGGTTGAATTTGAAACCAAGGGTTTCCAGTGGGGCGGAGAAGCGCTGTCCCGAACAGAACAAACACGAAACGCTCCTGCCGGCGTGTCCGTCGGGCAGCCGGTCCCATCGGAAGCACCGGCCGAACACCGAAGCGGCTTCAAAGCCGCTCCACCGATGGCGAACCGATGGATCGATGCCGTCCGACGGCCGCCGAGGCGGCGACTCGGGCTCCACCGACGACCGATCGGCGGACGGGCGGACGTCCGGCCGCCGCGCCACCGGCGGCGCCGGGCCGGTGCGAGGGGAGTCGAAACAGGCCGTGCGAGGGACGGGATCGTTTCCTCCTTCGGCCTGCGGGATGTTCAGAACCGACAAAATCCGTTCCGAAGAGACAATCAAGCCCGCAGCGCTTCCGCTACCCTCCGGCCATCACGACGGCCGCGACCGGTCCAGCCGACCGACTCCAAAGACCTGACCGAAGGAACGAGACCCATGCTCCAGGGCAGCCACGTCACCACCAAGGACGGCGTTCATATCCACGTCAAGCAATGGGGCCCGCAGACCGGACAGCCCGTCGTCTTCAGCCATGGTTGGCCGCTCACCGGGGACGCCTTCGAGGACCAGATGATGTTCCTGGCCCAGCACGGCTATCGCACCATCGCCCATGACCGCCGCGGCCATGGCCGGTCGTCGCAGCCGGGATTCGGCAACGATCTGGACCATTACGCCGACGATCTGGCCGCGGTCACCGAGGCGCTGGACCTGAGGAACGCCGTCCATGTCGGTCATTCCACCGGCGGCGGCGAGGTCGCGCGCTACATCGGCCGCCACGGCGTGTCGCGTGTCGCCAAGGCGGCGCTGATCGGCGCCATCACGCCCATCATGGTGAAGACCGCCTGGAACCCGGACGGCGTGCCGATGGAGGTGTTCGACGGCATCCGCGCCGGCGTGAAGGCCGATCGCTCCCAGTTCTTCAAGGATCTCACGATCCCCTTCTACGGCTACAACCGTCCCGGCGCCAAGGCGTCTCAGGGCGTGATCGACAGCTTCTGCATGCAGGGGATGATGGGCGGCCTGCTGGCCGAGTACGAGTGCGTCAAGGCCTTCTCCGAGACCGACCAGCGCGACGATCTGAAGAAGATGATCGTTCCGACGCTGGTCCTGCATGGCGACGACGACCAGATCGTCCCGCTCGCCACCACCGGCAAGG
The sequence above is drawn from the Azospirillum sp. TSH58 genome and encodes:
- a CDS encoding alpha/beta fold hydrolase, producing the protein MLQGSHVTTKDGVHIHVKQWGPQTGQPVVFSHGWPLTGDAFEDQMMFLAQHGYRTIAHDRRGHGRSSQPGFGNDLDHYADDLAAVTEALDLRNAVHVGHSTGGGEVARYIGRHGVSRVAKAALIGAITPIMVKTAWNPDGVPMEVFDGIRAGVKADRSQFFKDLTIPFYGYNRPGAKASQGVIDSFCMQGMMGGLLAEYECVKAFSETDQRDDLKKMIVPTLVLHGDDDQIVPLATTGKAAAAMLPKGTLKIVSGAPHGLCTTHKDVVNEELLAFIRS